In Dyadobacter sp. NIV53, a single window of DNA contains:
- a CDS encoding PorP/SprF family type IX secretion system membrane protein, which produces MKRTLQTLLIALISVLKTHAQSPQFSQFYANPIYANPALAGDAGTPRFIANYRNQWASLGNAFQTAAFSFDTYAEDQEIGLGVQALHDQRGSALKSDQLSVQVSKMVFLDGQKEFRLIGGLQSAWTLNHWNGDNLTYVSQFLGSPDPLSGMSIQQNRITLSAGGLLEFVPKDEDYASYWVSTAWHNIGVNDNISIEHQRLNLQLGSKIPIGIPSFFGNNLGSDLDRESALNLGLQVRKQGSSRQLDAGFNIILSPLILGVWYRGMVWGETRRDALIGTAGWAYGNMLFQASYDLPVSSLGGDTGAFEISIWYGMDALFRFAGKKANNRNSRKCLRY; this is translated from the coding sequence ATGAAAAGAACTTTACAAACTTTGCTGATAGCATTAATAAGTGTTTTAAAAACGCATGCCCAATCGCCCCAGTTTTCACAATTTTATGCCAATCCGATATATGCCAATCCAGCCCTCGCCGGAGATGCCGGAACGCCACGTTTCATCGCTAATTACCGGAATCAGTGGGCATCTTTGGGCAATGCTTTTCAGACTGCCGCTTTCTCGTTTGACACCTATGCAGAAGATCAGGAAATTGGCCTGGGTGTACAGGCATTACACGACCAGCGGGGATCAGCCTTAAAAAGTGACCAGTTATCTGTTCAGGTTTCAAAAATGGTTTTCCTCGACGGACAAAAAGAATTTAGGCTGATCGGCGGTCTGCAGTCTGCATGGACGCTCAACCATTGGAACGGTGATAACCTGACTTATGTATCTCAATTTCTGGGCAGTCCAGACCCGTTGTCAGGAATGAGCATACAACAAAACCGGATTACACTCTCGGCAGGAGGATTGCTTGAATTTGTACCAAAAGATGAGGATTATGCTTCTTACTGGGTAAGTACTGCCTGGCATAATATTGGAGTAAATGATAACATCAGTATTGAACACCAAAGACTTAACTTACAGCTCGGCTCTAAAATACCGATTGGCATTCCTTCATTTTTCGGCAATAATCTGGGTAGTGATCTGGATCGGGAAAGTGCGTTAAATCTTGGTTTGCAAGTTAGGAAACAAGGCAGCAGCCGACAGCTGGATGCTGGATTTAACATCATCCTTTCACCACTTATTCTGGGTGTATGGTACAGGGGAATGGTCTGGGGAGAAACACGCCGTGATGCCCTCATTGGAACAGCAGGCTGGGCTTACGGAAATATGCTTTTCCAGGCCAGTTATGATTTACCCGTTTCATCTCTCGGAGGAGATACCGGCGCTTTCGAAATATCAATCTGGTACGGCATGGATGCCCTTTTTCGTTTTGCAGGAAAAAAAGCCAACAACCGGAATTCACGCAAGTGTTTGAGGTATTGA
- a CDS encoding cupin domain-containing protein, with protein sequence MTTTTEIITVDKEDGQSISVAGNNYRIIISGKQTGDSYAVIDMIVPPGGGPGPHAHKNIQEMFYVVKGEVEFKREGGSYQAKEGDFVNIPLGGAVHSFKNKSKENAHLLCTVVPAGLDAFFEEIGKPIEAGTFLPPTVMSQEELDKVKSLAEKYGQQLFPPDFLD encoded by the coding sequence ATGACAACTACAACAGAAATTATAACAGTTGATAAAGAAGACGGACAAAGTATTTCAGTGGCTGGCAATAATTACAGGATTATCATATCCGGCAAACAAACAGGTGACAGTTATGCTGTTATTGATATGATCGTACCGCCTGGCGGCGGGCCGGGCCCTCATGCCCATAAAAACATACAGGAAATGTTTTATGTAGTAAAAGGTGAAGTTGAATTCAAAAGGGAAGGCGGAAGTTATCAAGCAAAAGAAGGTGATTTTGTTAATATTCCGTTAGGCGGCGCGGTTCATAGTTTTAAAAACAAAAGCAAGGAAAATGCACATTTATTGTGTACGGTTGTACCTGCCGGTTTGGATGCATTTTTTGAGGAAATAGGAAAACCGATTGAAGCAGGCACCTTTTTACCGCCAACTGTTATGAGTCAGGAAGAACTGGATAAGGTAAAATCGCTGGCTGAAAAATATGGCCAGCAGCTTTTCCCGCCTGACTTTTTAGATTAA
- a CDS encoding DUF2461 domain-containing protein — translation MANPKILIPKSSLEFLKSLKLNNNREWFNTHKDEFIEQQNYIENFAGLLLNEMNAHDLIETQSGKKSLHRIYRDTRFSKEKIPYKTNWSGSFARATKQLRGGYYFHIEPGNSFVAGGFQEPNAEDLKRIRDDISFDATALRKILNNAAFTETFGTLKGEQLKTTPKGFDPGNAAIDLLRYKQFLLIRKFTNQQVLSQDFLKEANNSFKNMRPFFDYMSEVLTVDGDGLEG, via the coding sequence ATGGCAAATCCTAAAATACTTATACCGAAGTCCAGCCTTGAATTTTTGAAGTCATTAAAGTTAAATAATAACAGGGAGTGGTTTAATACACATAAGGATGAATTTATTGAACAGCAGAATTATATAGAAAACTTTGCGGGTTTATTACTGAACGAAATGAATGCACATGACCTGATAGAAACGCAATCAGGTAAGAAGAGCCTCCATCGGATTTACAGGGATACACGTTTTTCAAAAGAGAAAATCCCATACAAAACCAATTGGAGCGGCAGTTTTGCTAGAGCTACCAAACAACTGAGAGGCGGATATTATTTCCATATTGAACCTGGAAACAGCTTTGTAGCCGGTGGATTTCAGGAACCAAATGCCGAAGATTTAAAAAGGATTCGTGATGATATCAGTTTTGATGCGACCGCATTAAGAAAGATATTAAACAATGCAGCATTTACCGAAACCTTCGGAACGCTGAAAGGTGAGCAGTTAAAAACTACACCGAAAGGTTTTGACCCCGGCAATGCAGCGATAGACCTGCTTCGCTATAAACAATTTCTGCTGATCAGAAAATTTACGAACCAGCAAGTATTAAGCCAGGATTTTTTGAAAGAAGCAAATAACTCTTTTAAAAATATGCGCCCTTTTTTCGACTACATGAGCGAGGTGCTAACTGTTGATGGTGACGGACTGGAAGGTTAA
- a CDS encoding pseudouridylate synthase: MRQFAPRKDLVFSPFTESLANYSLPEKFTFPFEYEPHPLVILAVKKLQQHLTSQQEWNHNFGLSEEEGVIIGKMFGVLLVRTEDNEIGYLAAFSGKLAGGNHHPGFVPPIFDGMENGGFLNAGMVELSRINHEISILEKEKTDTYQKQVQILKTQRKNHSVSLQNKIFDQYNFLNQNGEEKSLRMIFEQASYKNPPAGAGECAAPKLLQYAFQHHMEPLAMAEFWWGLSPKSENWKHGHFYPSCQEKCAPILAHMLAGIEMDTKPE; encoded by the coding sequence TTGAGACAATTCGCCCCGCGCAAAGATCTTGTTTTCAGTCCTTTCACCGAGTCACTGGCAAACTATTCCTTGCCAGAAAAGTTTACTTTCCCATTTGAATATGAGCCGCATCCACTCGTTATTCTGGCCGTAAAAAAGCTTCAGCAGCATCTTACCAGTCAACAGGAATGGAATCATAATTTTGGCTTGTCCGAAGAGGAGGGAGTCATTATAGGTAAAATGTTCGGAGTTCTGCTGGTCAGGACAGAAGACAATGAGATTGGCTACCTTGCGGCTTTTTCAGGTAAACTGGCAGGTGGAAATCATCATCCGGGATTTGTTCCGCCCATTTTTGATGGCATGGAAAATGGTGGTTTTCTCAATGCAGGAATGGTAGAACTTTCCCGCATAAATCACGAAATCAGTATATTAGAGAAGGAAAAAACAGATACATATCAAAAACAGGTCCAGATCCTTAAAACTCAACGTAAAAATCATTCTGTATCCCTGCAAAATAAGATTTTTGACCAATACAATTTTCTGAACCAGAATGGAGAGGAAAAAAGTTTGCGGATGATTTTTGAACAGGCTTCTTACAAAAACCCACCTGCCGGGGCCGGGGAATGTGCTGCACCAAAACTTCTGCAGTATGCTTTTCAGCATCACATGGAACCACTTGCTATGGCTGAATTCTGGTGGGGATTATCCCCCAAATCAGAAAATTGGAAACATGGACATTTTTATCCTTCCTGCCAGGAAAAGTGTGCGCCTATACTGGCCCATATGCTGGCTGGAATTGAAATGGATACAAAGCCGGAATGA
- a CDS encoding c-type cytochrome produces the protein MKILKIAGKFLLVIVLLIVIGGVYLKTALPDSEPAPDLKIEPTADRIERGRYLANSVTVCMDCHSTRDWTRYAGPMEKTNVGSGGEEFNQDMGFPGKFFAPNITPYKLGNWTDGEIFRAVTTGVSKDGRALFPLMAYHRYGQMDQEDIYSIIAYIRQLTPVKHDVPKSEIDFPVNFIINTMPQKAVFTKLPPVNDKMAYGKYLINATGCVECHSKTEKGTVVEGTEYGGGMEFGGPNGVVRSPNITMDKVTGIGNWTKDVFVKRFKDYADSGYVSPKLNPGDVNTPMPWAMYAGMKEADLGAIYDYLSSIKPIQNQVVRFEKNK, from the coding sequence ATGAAAATTTTGAAAATTGCCGGTAAGTTCTTGTTAGTCATTGTTTTATTAATAGTAATAGGAGGTGTTTATCTGAAAACCGCGCTGCCGGATTCAGAACCTGCGCCAGATCTTAAAATAGAACCCACAGCAGACCGCATTGAACGAGGCAGGTATCTGGCCAACAGTGTTACAGTTTGTATGGATTGCCACAGTACCCGTGACTGGACGCGATATGCCGGTCCGATGGAGAAGACGAATGTAGGATCCGGAGGTGAAGAGTTCAATCAGGATATGGGTTTTCCGGGTAAATTTTTTGCACCCAATATCACTCCTTATAAATTAGGTAACTGGACTGACGGCGAAATTTTCAGGGCTGTTACGACCGGTGTCAGTAAGGATGGAAGAGCGCTTTTTCCTTTGATGGCCTATCATCGGTACGGACAGATGGATCAGGAAGATATTTATTCTATCATTGCCTATATACGGCAACTTACGCCGGTTAAGCATGATGTTCCAAAATCAGAAATCGACTTTCCGGTCAACTTTATAATTAATACGATGCCACAGAAAGCAGTATTTACCAAATTACCTCCGGTAAATGATAAGATGGCTTACGGGAAGTACCTGATCAATGCAACTGGCTGTGTCGAATGCCATAGTAAAACTGAAAAAGGAACTGTTGTTGAGGGAACGGAATATGGGGGAGGGATGGAATTTGGTGGTCCGAATGGTGTGGTACGTTCCCCGAATATTACCATGGATAAAGTAACAGGAATTGGTAACTGGACCAAGGATGTTTTCGTAAAACGTTTCAAGGATTATGCAGATAGTGGTTATGTGTCTCCTAAATTAAATCCCGGGGATGTGAATACACCAATGCCATGGGCCATGTATGCAGGTATGAAAGAAGCGGATCTGGGCGCTATTTATGATTATCTAAGTTCAATAAAACCGATTCAAAACCAGGTAGTGAGATTTGAAAAGAATAAATAA
- a CDS encoding RICIN domain-containing protein, with product MKRTGMLFLLSILTWASAFSQEIKGNYAIKNVKTGMLLRVKDASSKNGTPLVAYYPQNWKCMTWNFKSTGGNTYQLENLLTHKTFQPQNPAENNIALEEQPLIPGSAVQEFEFIEAKKDTF from the coding sequence ATGAAAAGAACTGGAATGTTATTTCTTTTATCCATATTGACTTGGGCATCTGCATTTTCACAGGAAATTAAGGGTAATTATGCTATTAAAAATGTAAAAACCGGCATGTTGCTGCGTGTAAAAGATGCTTCATCTAAAAACGGAACGCCTTTGGTAGCTTACTATCCCCAAAACTGGAAGTGTATGACCTGGAATTTTAAAAGTACCGGAGGGAATACTTACCAGCTGGAAAATTTACTGACTCATAAAACTTTTCAGCCACAAAATCCTGCTGAAAATAACATTGCACTTGAAGAGCAGCCATTAATTCCAGGAAGTGCTGTTCAGGAATTTGAATTTATTGAAGCAAAAAAAGATACTTTTTGA
- a CDS encoding oxidoreductase: protein MSKIWFITGSSRGLGRSLTEAVLENGGLVAATARKPEQLNDLVRKYPSQVLAIQLDVTNKKQIVGAVENAIKHFGRIDVLVNNAGFGIIGAAEAFTDEQVRSQLETNLYAPIEITRVVLPYMRKQRSGRILQISSLGGRVGNAGLTIYQAAKFGLGGFSEALAKEVAPLGILVTCIEPGGFRTDWAGDSMTYAHSIEGYESSVDQRVDFFKSGSFIPVGDPEKAAKVMVELAEHPEPPIHLILGSESVAILKDADANRKVEFEKWIDVSLSTDHDEAENFLETKLGKSFVGENK, encoded by the coding sequence ATGAGCAAAATATGGTTTATAACAGGGAGCTCCCGTGGCTTGGGCCGGAGCCTTACCGAAGCGGTTTTAGAAAATGGCGGACTGGTAGCTGCAACAGCCAGGAAACCAGAACAATTAAATGATTTGGTACGGAAATATCCGAGCCAGGTTTTGGCAATACAACTGGATGTTACCAATAAAAAACAAATTGTCGGGGCCGTAGAAAATGCCATAAAACATTTTGGCCGGATTGATGTGCTTGTAAATAATGCGGGATTTGGAATTATTGGCGCTGCCGAGGCCTTTACCGATGAACAGGTTAGAAGCCAGTTGGAAACAAATTTATATGCACCCATAGAAATCACACGTGTGGTTTTGCCCTATATGCGTAAGCAGCGGTCAGGCCGTATTTTGCAAATCAGCTCGTTGGGTGGCCGTGTTGGAAATGCAGGACTTACTATTTACCAGGCGGCTAAATTTGGTCTGGGAGGTTTTAGTGAAGCGCTGGCAAAAGAAGTGGCTCCATTGGGAATATTAGTAACCTGTATAGAACCAGGTGGATTCCGTACCGACTGGGCGGGTGATTCCATGACTTATGCCCATTCCATAGAAGGCTACGAATCGTCAGTGGATCAAAGGGTTGATTTCTTTAAAAGCGGTTCATTTATACCGGTAGGTGATCCCGAAAAAGCAGCGAAGGTGATGGTTGAACTGGCCGAACATCCCGAACCGCCAATTCATTTGATATTAGGCAGTGAATCAGTCGCCATTTTAAAGGACGCAGATGCAAATAGAAAAGTAGAATTCGAAAAATGGATAGACGTAAGTTTGTCCACGGACCATGATGAAGCGGAAAATTTTCTGGAAACAAAACTTGGCAAATCTTTCGTGGGAGAAAATAAATAA
- a CDS encoding ATP-binding protein has product MKNLPDAQEILNFMPGGCILFEDDGSIEFVNQTICELLEYQEDELLNQNVEMIFTVASRIFYQTQFYPLIRLRGGANEVFLSLRSKTGDRIPSMVNAKRVTFNGQTLNLCIFVTVYEGQKHEKELLKINELRQLAVEENEVLNNLKNELELHQQQLDRQVTALKQRNQEYAQLSKVLSHDLREPIRKIGMFTDILLNGKRKAEAEELTGIYQKIQNCFLKLNNMTTSLQRFVYVDSNVEKNDKLDVNDLLQEAKIEALTLLNFESFELETVTIPAIEGQASQIRLLFTELLKNAIQNKKPEQPLRIQIKAVLIEENIYQFNKGKYRYTEHVKIEVTDNGTGFDNQYNSYIFGLLNKMHAASTGAGLGLALCKQIISRHYGTISASSIMGQGTSIVIILPLTQPE; this is encoded by the coding sequence TTGAAAAATCTCCCTGATGCACAGGAAATCCTGAATTTTATGCCGGGAGGCTGCATTTTATTTGAAGACGACGGAAGTATAGAGTTTGTCAATCAGACAATTTGTGAATTGCTGGAATATCAGGAAGATGAACTGCTGAATCAAAATGTAGAAATGATTTTTACAGTTGCCAGCAGAATTTTTTATCAGACACAGTTTTATCCTTTAATCAGGTTAAGAGGAGGTGCCAATGAAGTGTTTTTGTCACTGAGGTCAAAAACGGGAGATCGTATTCCCTCCATGGTCAATGCTAAAAGAGTGACTTTCAATGGGCAGACACTCAATCTTTGCATTTTTGTTACTGTATACGAAGGCCAGAAGCATGAAAAGGAATTACTAAAAATAAATGAACTCCGTCAGCTGGCTGTGGAAGAAAATGAAGTTCTGAACAATCTGAAAAATGAACTGGAACTGCACCAGCAACAGCTTGACAGGCAGGTAACTGCTCTTAAACAAAGGAATCAGGAATATGCTCAGTTAAGTAAAGTATTATCCCACGATCTCCGGGAGCCAATCAGAAAAATTGGCATGTTTACGGATATCCTGTTAAATGGAAAAAGGAAAGCAGAGGCTGAGGAATTGACAGGAATTTACCAAAAGATACAAAATTGTTTTTTGAAGCTGAATAATATGACAACCAGCCTCCAGCGATTTGTATATGTGGATTCCAACGTGGAAAAAAATGATAAATTAGATGTAAATGATTTATTGCAGGAAGCAAAAATTGAGGCGCTGACCTTATTAAATTTTGAAAGTTTTGAACTGGAAACAGTAACCATACCAGCCATTGAAGGCCAGGCTTCACAAATTAGACTTCTTTTTACAGAATTATTAAAAAACGCCATTCAGAATAAAAAACCGGAGCAACCGCTGCGGATACAGATAAAGGCAGTCCTCATCGAAGAAAACATTTATCAGTTCAATAAAGGAAAATACAGATATACTGAGCATGTTAAGATTGAAGTAACAGATAACGGAACCGGGTTCGACAATCAATACAATTCATATATTTTTGGCCTGCTCAATAAAATGCATGCGGCTTCAACCGGTGCCGGACTCGGGCTTGCACTTTGTAAACAAATAATTTCCCGCCATTACGGGACCATTTCTGCTAGTTCTATTATGGGTCAGGGTACCTCGATTGTGATCATTTTACCACTTACACAACCTGAATAG
- a CDS encoding alpha/beta fold hydrolase: MNISKRNNVTLLGKGTTPMIFAHGFGCAQHMWRDVWPAFENDYQIILFDYVGSGNSDLSAYNHERYANLNGYAEDILDICKELNLKNSIFVGHSVSSMIGILASIKEPDFFRNLILIGPSAKYINDEEYVGGFDRKDVEELLVTMDKNYEGWANFLAPAMMNNAERPELAGELTESFCSTDHTIARQFAKVTFFSDNRKDLNKVKHPTLIMQCSQDIIAPVQVGQYLSENINGSSLKIMKATGHCPHMSAPAETIEIMKEYLQSLN; the protein is encoded by the coding sequence ATGAATATTAGCAAAAGAAATAATGTAACCTTATTGGGAAAAGGTACCACACCTATGATTTTCGCTCATGGATTTGGCTGTGCCCAGCACATGTGGCGGGATGTCTGGCCGGCTTTTGAAAATGATTATCAGATTATTTTGTTCGATTATGTAGGCAGCGGCAATTCTGATCTCAGTGCATATAATCACGAGCGTTATGCCAATCTGAATGGTTATGCAGAAGACATACTGGATATTTGTAAGGAATTGAACCTGAAAAATTCCATTTTTGTCGGACACTCAGTGAGCAGTATGATCGGCATTCTGGCATCCATCAAAGAACCAGATTTTTTCCGGAACTTAATCCTGATCGGCCCTTCTGCAAAATATATCAACGATGAAGAATATGTGGGTGGTTTTGATAGAAAAGATGTAGAAGAATTACTGGTAACTATGGATAAAAATTATGAAGGCTGGGCTAATTTTCTGGCACCGGCTATGATGAATAATGCAGAGCGGCCTGAACTGGCAGGAGAACTGACGGAGAGTTTTTGTTCCACTGATCATACTATTGCCAGACAATTTGCCAAAGTAACTTTTTTCTCAGACAACCGTAAAGATTTAAATAAGGTCAAACATCCAACCCTGATCATGCAATGTTCACAGGATATTATTGCACCTGTTCAGGTTGGTCAGTATTTATCAGAAAATATAAACGGAAGTTCTTTAAAAATAATGAAAGCTACGGGACACTGTCCGCATATGAGTGCACCTGCGGAAACAATTGAAATCATGAAGGAATATTTACAATCCTTAAATTAA
- a CDS encoding M14 metallopeptidase family protein: protein MLRKPLLLFLLTFLAVSSFIFAQNAPAPREHFGFAMGDDYQLANFTQTEAYFKKLAEASDRVELNSIGLTEEGRNQYMLIISSPENLKNLAKYKEISQKLARAEGLTPEQAKALAADGKAVVWIDGGLHATETVGIHQLIETAYQLANRTDAETKRILDNVIILMTHANPDGQELVSNWYMREKDPKKRSLEFLPKLYQKYIGHDNNRDFYMMQMKESQNMGRQLFIEWMPQIMYNHHQRGPAGSVLAGPPYRDPFNYVFDPLMITGIDAVGAAMYNRLNVENKPGYTRLTGSTFSTWYNGGLRTTTQFHNMIGLLTEIIGGPTPEEIPLVPQRLIPNGSTPNPVTPQTWHFKQSIDYSLSLNFSVLDYAARNYDDLLFNIYHMGKNSIDRGNMDYWTPYPKRIDAINEAIKVNKPVPNSGSATQVAKVNFYDLVLKDSTLRDARGYIIPANQTDFPTAIKFVNALVKAGIQIQKASAGFTVAGKKYPAGSYIVKTGQAFRPHILDMFEPQDHPNDFQYAGGPPIRPYDGAGWTLAFQMGVDFDRILNDFSGPFTILPYGELQMVKTVVPSGSVAGFKLSPAVNNSFIYINDLLAAGVEVFRITNGKDQGTFFVPASAKAKSVLASSAAELGSSVKTVGKRPANLTKVVPARVALWDNYGGSMPSGWVRWIMEQYHFPVQLVYAKEIDAGDLRKKYDLILFVTRAIPGVNTIGGEAGFTRKEAKEEEVPAEFHKQMGSLTVARSVPALKKFMEEGGSVFTIGSSTSLAYHIGLPVRNALMEITTGGVEKTLPNDKYFIPGSILKVAVDSTQKTTWGMRSKSDVYFDASPVFNLSSEAVSKGMIRPLMWFDSNKPLRSGWAWGQAYLQDGVAAFEASVGKGKLIAFGPEITFRAQSYGTFKLLFNKLYSSPH from the coding sequence ATGTTAAGAAAACCTCTTCTCCTATTCCTTTTAACATTTTTGGCTGTTTCTTCCTTCATTTTTGCCCAGAATGCCCCTGCTCCCAGGGAGCATTTCGGTTTTGCAATGGGTGATGATTATCAGCTTGCAAATTTTACCCAAACAGAAGCTTATTTCAAAAAACTGGCAGAGGCTTCGGACCGTGTTGAACTGAACAGTATTGGGTTGACAGAAGAAGGGCGAAATCAGTATATGCTGATTATTTCTTCTCCGGAAAACCTTAAAAATCTGGCAAAGTATAAAGAGATTTCACAAAAACTGGCGCGCGCCGAAGGACTTACACCCGAACAGGCAAAAGCGCTGGCTGCTGATGGGAAAGCGGTTGTCTGGATTGATGGCGGCTTACACGCTACCGAAACCGTTGGGATTCACCAGTTAATTGAGACTGCTTACCAACTGGCAAATCGTACGGATGCAGAAACCAAACGCATTCTGGACAATGTGATTATCCTCATGACACATGCCAATCCGGACGGGCAGGAACTGGTGAGCAACTGGTATATGCGTGAAAAAGACCCGAAAAAACGTTCCCTGGAATTTTTACCCAAACTATATCAGAAATATATAGGTCACGACAACAACCGTGATTTTTACATGATGCAGATGAAAGAATCGCAGAATATGGGACGCCAGCTTTTTATTGAATGGATGCCTCAGATCATGTACAACCATCATCAGCGCGGACCTGCAGGTTCTGTTCTGGCAGGGCCGCCTTACCGTGATCCTTTTAATTATGTGTTTGATCCTTTGATGATTACCGGTATCGATGCCGTGGGTGCTGCTATGTATAACAGGCTTAATGTGGAAAACAAACCTGGTTATACCAGATTGACCGGTTCTACATTTTCAACCTGGTATAACGGTGGTTTGCGTACTACCACACAGTTCCACAATATGATCGGTTTGCTGACAGAAATTATTGGCGGCCCTACTCCGGAAGAAATTCCACTAGTACCGCAAAGGCTGATTCCGAACGGTTCAACCCCAAATCCGGTAACGCCTCAAACCTGGCATTTCAAACAATCCATTGATTATTCGCTTTCACTGAATTTCTCGGTCCTGGATTATGCAGCGCGTAATTATGACGATCTGCTTTTCAATATTTACCACATGGGCAAAAACTCAATCGACCGTGGAAATATGGATTACTGGACACCTTACCCAAAACGGATTGATGCCATCAACGAAGCAATCAAAGTAAATAAGCCAGTGCCAAATTCAGGCTCAGCAACGCAAGTTGCCAAGGTCAATTTTTATGATCTTGTTTTAAAAGATTCAACCCTCCGCGATGCAAGAGGATATATTATTCCTGCAAACCAAACCGATTTTCCAACTGCAATTAAATTTGTGAATGCATTGGTAAAAGCAGGAATACAGATTCAGAAAGCATCGGCTGGTTTTACAGTTGCCGGCAAAAAATATCCAGCGGGTTCTTATATAGTAAAAACTGGCCAGGCATTTCGTCCTCATATTCTGGACATGTTTGAGCCACAGGATCACCCGAACGATTTTCAATATGCAGGAGGCCCGCCGATCCGTCCGTACGATGGAGCGGGCTGGACTCTGGCCTTCCAGATGGGTGTAGATTTCGACAGGATTCTGAATGATTTTTCAGGCCCTTTTACAATTTTGCCCTATGGTGAATTGCAGATGGTGAAAACGGTAGTTCCGTCCGGTTCGGTGGCTGGTTTTAAATTGAGTCCTGCCGTTAACAATTCTTTTATTTATATCAACGACCTGCTTGCTGCCGGTGTTGAGGTTTTCAGGATTACCAATGGAAAAGATCAGGGAACATTTTTTGTTCCGGCTTCTGCCAAAGCAAAATCTGTTCTGGCCAGTTCGGCTGCTGAATTAGGTTCTTCCGTTAAGACCGTTGGAAAAAGACCTGCAAATCTGACAAAAGTAGTTCCGGCTCGGGTCGCTTTGTGGGATAATTACGGCGGTTCTATGCCTTCCGGCTGGGTTCGCTGGATCATGGAACAATACCATTTCCCTGTTCAGCTGGTTTATGCCAAAGAAATAGATGCCGGGGATCTTCGGAAGAAATATGACCTGATATTGTTTGTAACCAGGGCAATTCCGGGCGTAAATACGATTGGAGGCGAGGCAGGTTTCACACGAAAAGAAGCAAAAGAGGAGGAAGTGCCAGCTGAATTCCATAAGCAAATGGGTAGCCTGACGGTAGCCAGGTCAGTTCCAGCCTTAAAAAAATTCATGGAAGAAGGTGGTTCGGTTTTCACAATCGGAAGCAGTACAAGTCTGGCTTACCATATTGGCCTCCCGGTTCGTAATGCGCTAATGGAAATAACAACAGGCGGTGTGGAGAAGACCCTTCCAAATGATAAATATTTTATTCCGGGAAGTATTTTAAAAGTTGCGGTAGATTCAACACAGAAAACAACCTGGGGAATGCGCTCAAAATCTGACGTTTATTTTGATGCCAGCCCGGTATTCAACCTTTCCTCCGAAGCTGTGTCGAAAGGGATGATCAGACCGCTGATGTGGTTTGACAGCAACAAACCTTTACGCAGCGGATGGGCATGGGGCCAGGCTTATTTGCAGGATGGCGTAGCTGCATTCGAAGCCAGTGTTGGTAAAGGAAAACTGATTGCTTTTGGTCCTGAAATTACGTTCCGCGCTCAATCTTACGGGACATTTAAACTTTTATTTAACAAACTGTATTCTTCACCACATTGA